The sequence below is a genomic window from Phoenix dactylifera cultivar Barhee BC4 chromosome 8, palm_55x_up_171113_PBpolish2nd_filt_p, whole genome shotgun sequence.
GCAATAGCGACTCAGTGAATCAAGTACTGCAAAATTGAGAAACCTCCTTTTTCTCCTAAAAATAAAGGTTGATGATGTCTCATGAAGTAACGGCCCCAACGTTCAACCTAGAAAATTATAGACCAGTTgtttaagaaacataatttgttaGGCACGTACCTCAGCAGTATTCGAAATGGTTTTGATGACATGAGGCACATACGTCCTTACTTCCTCCAAGGTCCTATTGGCGAGAAGGGGAAAGTGGTAATCGTTCCCTCCGATCTCTCCGAGTACAAAGAGGGATTTGCCGAAGTAGTCCTTGCACTCTGCAATGCATTTCGTTTAGCTCCATCAAGAGCGCCGAGTATGAGATAAAATAGCATTAGTAACAAAACGTCCATCAATTACGCGAGTACAACCTCTGACTGTGCTGCAAAGGGAAGGCTTCAGCTGCTCGAACCATTGAAGCTGGACGCCCAAGGAATCGTTGGTCCAAAAGATACCGGCAAGCCCTCTCTGTTCCCAGAAGGCTAAGTCAAGTGCCGTGCAAGCTGTGACGGCGAAGTTGGCTCCCTGTCGGAAGTCTTGGCCGCTCGCCAAAGATGGCGGCAGCAACGGGAGCCCAACCGCCTCAGCTACAATGGAACAAAGACTCAAATATTAATTATGAACAAATGGGGATGGTTTGGGGACATGGTGGCTAGTTATCACGCTATGACGGAGGGAAATGAAGGCAACGGATACCGATGAAGTCGATAACCAAGCGTCCATCGGAACAGCGGCCCGTCGGGCGGCCAAAGAAGGTCATGCCGTAAGGGAGCCTGCCGATGCCAGGTAACTGCTGGGCACCGGTGATAAGAAAATTACCGGTGTCGGCGAGGGAGTTGCCGAAACTGAATATTGAATTGTAGCGTGGAGTAAAGGAGTAGGAGAAACGGAAACATGAGAGGAGGAGTAAAGTGAGGACCGAGAGCTTCATGATTAGGGGAGAAAAGCAAAAGGAAGTGATGGGGATAGAAGATTAACAGCTAACACAGTTGCTCTTATACCCGCATCTCGTACGTTTTTTTTTTCCGTCTCGTTCTACTCCAGCACTTGAGTATAGTAGTGCTTTGCTCGTGACTATTTAATATAAGTCTCCAAGTCGGTTGGGGGTCAGCTTTGTATTTTAGAATATACTTAACATGGAATTGCTGAAAATTCTGAACTAgttgcagtttttttttttggtacaattaGTGGCAGTCTTTAATGGCACAGCAGCCACAAGAACTTCCGTAATGTCACGGCCCAGTGACTGAGGAGCTCGTAGAGAATAGGCGACGGATCCAAAATCAGAGCCCAAAAATTTATACAGCATTTGGTGCAAAGGCCTAAAGTTCCACAATTTTCgacatttctttttttccatCCGTATGTCGGATTCTTCCCTCTGAGCTGATCTAACAATGTGCGTAGATTAGAAGACCCACCGTTGTTCATCATTTCAACCAATCCATCTATTTTCGTTAAGTCGGATTTTGGCGCCAGCCCAAGTTGGGTTTTGGCGGCCGCGGCGGATCAAGCCTTGAACAACGACGTGCAATCCAGATTAAGTCGAATCTTTTGGTTGTGGTTGACACGTCCCATCTACAAGATCTTAACAAGATCTAATAAATAAACTGGTGGATCACGCCTCCCGAttcaataagaaaaaaagaggtTGCGTGAGGCCACATTTGTGGTGACCATTCATTGAGTCCGCAGCGCGTACGGCTTAGATAGTGACTGTTCATTGCAGCGTAGGCAGTGAACAGACAAATggattttggaaaaaaagaagTTTTCGAACGCTACTTATTTATTCATAATTCAGTGGCTTTGGACCTCCACGTGGTGTTGAGAGGTTGTGTTAGATTAGCAAGATAGGCGGAAAAAAGAAGCGCGCTGTTATCCCCCAAGCTGGCCAATTTAGCCTTTCTACAAGAGGTCTGGTAGAGgatttatacatacatacatacatatattataCAAACAGGGCGTACGCCAAAGTTGAAAGAGTAACAAATATATTATATGTACATATCTTTCCACAAAGTTATTGAAGATCCAGAGGAGCCAATGAGACCGCTGCGTAATGCAAAAGCATTTTCAAGCACTGCCCATGAGCTACCGAGTTGCCTACCCTTCTTATATAAATAGATCTAAGCGAAAGTTGAATGAGTAACAAACAtattatatgtacatatattttCCACAAAAGTTATTGAAGATCCAGAGGAGCCAATGAGACCGCTGCGTAATGCAAAAGCATTTTTGAGTCAAACACTGCCCTGCGAAGTTACCTACCCTTCTTATATATGTGGATCTAGGCGAAAGTTGAAAGAGTAACAAATATATTATATGTACATATTTTTTCACAAAAGTTATTGAAGATCCAGAGGAGTAAATGAGACCGCTGCGTAATGCAAAAGCATCCTTGAGTCAAACACCGCCCATGCGCTACTGAGTTACCTACCCTTATATGTATATGTAGATGTAAAAGCGAATAAGGTATACCTCCAAGCAAAAGTATCCTGTAATAGTGGACTATGCTTGTATGGTGAGTCCAATGGTGAGATGATAATAGCAGAATCTTGTTGGACGGTATGCTATGCAGAGTAGATTGACCGTGCCGACCTAAAATCTAAAACAAACACCaaaccaaaaaaatagaaaagagatGCCAGAAGAAAACTAATTTGGAGAGAGAAAATACAGTCACACAAAAAAAAGGCTCTTAATAGAGCATTAATGGACTAATTGGTGAGATGTTGGATTTTTACTCAAATTTATAAACCAACATCCACTAAAAGATAAGACTTGATCAAGATTAAGGATAACTATCACAAAAGAAAGAACTAAATACAATAACACTAGGAATAGAATTTTAAAGTCCTTAAACTTATTGACCAACCAAATAGGTATATATTAGAACTTGGCAATGAATCTCAACAAAATCTCCTTCAACCCATAATTATGAGACATACATTACAGATCTTCTGAGATCTGTAATGGCTCTACCAGCATATTATAGATCTCAGCAAGAGATGCATTAGTTAGTTTATTCATTCTCCAAACCAGCTGATCAGTCCACAAACCAactgataatgagatcatagcAATATGAGACATCATATCAGCAGGGAAAATAGCAGCCAGCTTGGCCATATCCCCAGACCTGTCTTGGGTGATGAAATCACTTACCCATGCATCAGCAAGTTCCACCTCCATATTTAAAAGAATGTTTGAGCACCAGAAACCATAAGCCATGTAAACTGAAATTGAATGGGATTAGCAGCGGTCACTACATTCCTCCAATTAGATGATGCGTGATGTTGGAGTTTGTAATTGAACCATTGGCccataaaatgatatttttctGGTACAACTGACGCCCATAGAGACTCTGAATGGACGGTCAGCTGATTGGCCAACTTGCACATTAATGCTCGTCGGCGAACGCACACAAATTTTAGACCAAGCCCACATTGCACTTTAGGACTTAGGAGTGACAACAGCCACCCATGCGATGGGATGAGATGCAGCCGCCTATGGGAAACATCATGCCCCCACAAAAAAGCTCAGAAATCCTTCTCCAATTGTTTTAAAATGGTAACGGGCACTAATGTGAGCAGCAATGATGATAGAACGTATGGTTAGCAAGGTTGCTCTTCCTGCAAAGGAAAGAGCCTTCCGTTGTCATCCTTCAATTCTAATAGCTACCTTGTCTATAAGAGTAGAGTAATCAGCAAATGAGAAACTGGTTCCCGATATAGGAATGCCCAGATACTACCCCACCCCTAACTTAATGGGcaagtaccaaaaaaaaaaagatttgcgGAATTTGTCTTCAGCGGGCCGATGTGCTGAATTTGatattagatttctcaaaaTTCACTAGTGGGCCTGGTACATTGCAAAACAGGTCCAATGTAGTCAACCGCAATTAGGAGATGAGAAATGAGAAGACCGGGCCTGCTAAAATTAAGTAGTCGAGGAGCTTTGAACTGGATAGCTAACCGTAGGAGTCTTGGTAAGATCTCAGTgcacataataaataaaaaggtgATCTGGGTAGAGTTAGACCAAGGCTCTCGTGACATGTTATAAAATTGCTCCCAAAATACTTCCCATGAGTCTAGTTGGGGCCCAATTTGTACATAAAATGTTCAAATTGGTTTGCACTTTATTTTACTTTCATGTCCCTTTCCTACCGAAGTCGCACGCACGGAGCACCCACCCATTCTGGATAAAACTATATTCTTTCCCGCATGGCTGGCTAAAAGTAAAAGAACATCCCCAGAAATACCTTTGACCTGTTTTAAGTGTGTATTCGTTATCGACCTGCAtgtatgtttcttttttttaaagaaaaaaaacgtGTTCATGTTTCAATTACTATAGTGTATGTAAACGTTTGCACTTATTTAACAATATGGGTAATAATGGttcaataaattttaaattaattattttttttaaaaaaagagttttGTGTGCAAAAAGCGGCTTTATCACATTAAAAAGTTGCATTGCTGAAAAAAAATCCTGTGCTGagcttaaaacaaaaaaaagtgaaaggaaGTTGTGGGAGTGCAAAGCACTCCgaatcgtttttttttttttttttggttaagcgAGAAAAAATATGGCTGAAAAAAACTGGGGTTAAAGATGGCACGATTCCAACTTTCCCAGTTTGATCAGGGGCAGCCTGTTCTTCCCCAACGGGTCAAATATAAAATAGAATTTTCATTTGTGGGTAAAACAGCGAAAAAAGCACAGGACATTTCCATTGATGAATGAAATAAGGGATAAGGCCTAACCCAGAAAAAAGAAGGATGGAAGCCTGAGATGGAATGCCTCAGATCTAAATAGTCTGATGATCATATTAATTTCTGGAAGCAACCACATGCATTCAAACAAACAAATCTAATAAAATCAAGAGTTTGTGCATCTTTTAACCTTTTAGCTCCTAGACTAATCTAAAACCACAACTTGCATTTtaagtctaaacatatcctGGAATGTGAACATGCCGTCAGATCTACTCTAATCCGCAAGACCCCATCTATATATATTAAACGAAAATGCCAAAATGCGACGTCGTGTCGAGAGCTCCAATCCATCGATTGGACGCTGGCAAGTCAAGGAAATCAATACACTTTTGTATAGGATGCTGCTAGTAATTGGTGCAAGCCCAAGTTGGCACAATTCTTCCTCGTGTTATAACATGTTATGGGTTTAAATTCCGCATAGGTTTATATTGCATGGGGACCAAAAAGGAAGATTAGGGTGGCGATATTCATAGTGATTGCCTGTAAGGACTGACATGATAGTTTGGAAAGAAGTTCAATAATCCTCAACGAATTGGATATATATAAGCAGTTTGGAAGGAGCCTCTGAGCTCTGCTTTGCATCTTGTGGCGCCTATTAGTAAATTCCAGATAAAACCTGCAACCTAAACTAGTTTTCACAAAGGACTTTGTTGGGGAAAGAGTTCGTGACATCAAAGCTTTCAAATCTTACATGTTAATAACAAAATGTTAAATTGTAGAGGAGGTTTTTGATAAATAGTGTAATATCAAAATGAATGGAGATGAGGTGGCCTTATAACTTACAATTTTTTCTTAGACATATATGTTTCTATAGAAAAATTGCCCAACATGTCAAGTGACTCAATAATCTCGTTAGATACCATCATCATCTGTCAGCAATAGAATTGTCCCCTTTTATAAAGTCCCATTGGAACGTGCCAAACCACCATGTCCACTAATTGTTTGATGCAGCATAGAGATGCTTCTTCACACGTCACTCAGCATGGTGCACGATCAAAAAAATCATGACGAGTATGACGCAATTGTCTTCCACTTCCATGCCTATATCTCGGACATGTTTGTATGGGGACTGAAGTGCATTCACGGCAAATATTGATCATGATCACCTATGCTTTCTTGTATTAAATCAAGCTTGATATTGATGACTCCCAGACAACAAGTAATGCAAGAAAATGGTACCTTATACTAGAAGGAAATTATGAATCATCTTATGCATtacatgatcttttttttttcttgttaaaaATTTTTATGAGAACCAGTGCGgatgtatgtttagtcccacatcggttattcgctggatagatcttgggtacttatacagaatcagaaaattcaaataatacttttcatctagccattttaggtaaggtctgaattgttacaaatgatatcagagtgaactcgacccataacctatgtagactaggggacactgcagcacagatctattggggttgaccacgagccgatcgtggtgtttgtgattagatttgaatggatttgaatccgTAGTCTAACGAGGATATCAGGGCTTGAACGAAGAAAATATATGAGGACcatgcggacgtgtgtttagtcatataactgttattcgctgggtagatcttggatacttatataggatcaagaaactcaaataatatttttcgactAGCTATTTTGTGTGAGGTCCTAAGTTATTATAATTTTTGCAATACATGACCTGATTACACACATGACACAAAGTTAGGCGTTGAAGCTGTCTGGTAACGATAAAACAAACAAATTTAATCGGTTTCCCACCGGGCATGAACAGTGCTTGgtaccccttttatttttttatttttttttctggctTCGTTTcttggagagagagagcggcAGACCCCAGGGAAATGGCCTGATCTACTCCATGCATGCTAAAGAGAAAAATATCATATATGGAGTACAACAATATTGGCGACAATAAGAACTACAAGTAAATAAATCAACGGCACTTATGCAGTCTTATTATGGCGAATACAATTGTACTTGGTGAaggaagggggaaaaaaaaaataattgagcCAAGGTGCTTGGcttcaaaatttataaaataagtACAAAAAACAAAGAACATCAGATACTCTTTTCCTAGAggcatttttttcaaaaaatatttttgcttcAGCTGACTAATTGATACAGaacatgttttatttttttgttaagatGCGTGCAGAAGATTTGGGAGAGCGGAGGCTCATAAGTGGTGGGTGAGCATAGGGGCCTTCCAGTAAACCTTTGGCAATGAAACGGTGAGCAGCTTCGGTATAGTGAACTCCATCCCAACTTGCATATGTTTCGGGATCATGGCACACGGTTGCATTCGATGTGCCGCACCTGGCTTCCATATTGACGTTATACTTACTACGATCCCCGCAACAAGCTTTCATAGCCCCGTGGGTAAATCCTGCACGAATCAATAAGTTAGGATAGTCTCTTGCACGCCACAAACAATTTGTTGTTAGACTAAAAGATTAAAAGTGCAAATAAGACTGCATATCAAGAAGATGTCCTTTTTTAGGGTCAAGAGCTTATGGATTTTTCATTtgacaaattatttatttttttaaaaaaagaaagaaaggtagGGGGAAAAAAAGGAGTTACCTTTCCTtagtttccttctttccttgttAAAAATGGGTCATCTGGTTTAATATCTTCTAACCTACTTGCACCATGGAATGCATGAGTTCTTAAAGTTCGCACTTTATCGAACCAAATTAAAAGAATTTCTTGGAAATATGTCCTGCTTGTAAGCTTGCAAGAGATCTTTTCCTATATCTTAGGGTTATAAATAGGATAGGTGGACTTGTGACCTTGCACAACCCTTTTAGGGGTCAATAATTAGACCTGATATAAGAACTGGGTCAATTGATCCAACCCAACCTATCCAAGACCATGTATTATCCAAGTCCAATTTGGGTCAACAAAAATTAGCTCAACTTTTCTAAATCTAGTTTAGCCTGATCCGAAAACCGGAATCATATAAAACCCACATTTTCCTTCATCATAAATATCTTTCCAATTCATTAAACGAACACTTATTTAAACTATTTTCTCTCTATTCATCTCAACAATTCCATCTCCTCTCTCCTACTTTCACTTaattatacttaaaaaaatcattatatattttgatggatttTCCTATAATGTTCTGGAGTATATCAACATATATTCTAAAAATTGTAGTTTATAAATTTATAGCTAAAGAATGATAAATCTCttggataaaataaaaaaataaatatttttaaaaattatttctaattttattttttaatttatacttTAATTATCacttattatatttttagttatAAAAAAAAGCTAAATATTTGATCCAAAGATCCAACCTAACTCGGTAGCAACTCGGATTTAAATATTTCAGGTTGGGTCAAGTTCATACTTGACCCTAACTCAACCCAACCCGGTGAGCTGATAGATTAGATTAATTCAAAATCAAGATCTAAACATGAAACCAGATTTTGTAGGGATCAAGCATGTGCCAATCCGACTTGAGCTGCGAGCAACCCCACTTTATTTAGTCTTCATTGATATCCGCTAAACCACTTAAAAAATATTGACATCTATTTCAGAATTCAACAAAATTATTGAAGAAAATGATTGATACCGatcgatcacttgaaaataaaaaaatgcgtCACATAGCAAGAAAGTTTTGCAATAATTTATGAGTATTGATGTGATGCATGAGGATGTGGAATGAATTGGTACCATCCACGAGGATGTCTTCACAAAAGGACACTTCAATGACACGTCAGAAACAGGGTTTATATCTCATTGTTTGATGACTCAATGCATTTTCCTTATAAAACATGATTTTCTCCAGTCATCCATCATGTTTTTTATGGTAAGTTAAACGCTCATCTAATTGTTAATGAAATGATAgacaagttttttttaaaaatgataGAAAGATGAACGTTTAACCAGAAAGGTAGTCATCTCCAAATCCCAAGTAACCAGCCAAGcaaaattactagcaaaaatcaaaacaaaaatccaGACCCCTAAAACTTACCAAAATTTTTAGGAGCGAGATTAAATCGAATTGCAGCGCCATAGTAATCCGCATAGACAATCCTCGTCTGTGGGTAGTTCTTCCGGAGCTTCTCCAATTCCATGATGAGCTTTTCATTATGGTACCATGCCAAACTATTAAATTTCTTGAGGCATCCGCTCCGGTGGCCGTAGTCCTCCTTGTGACCGGTCCCATACAGCTTCAAGTACAACGGGAAGCATCCTATGGGGAAAACCCCCGGCACCACCAGATCCACCGCCCCGTTGTTGATCAACCTCTGCATAGTTTTAAGTTTGATGAACAAAACAACGACCATCAATCCATTGCTAAAATTACATCTATATGGACTAATTCAGCCATAGTCTACGTTTCACCCTCACCTCGACACCACTCACGATGCCTCCGACGATTATGTGCACATTGGCTCTCACTTCTTCGATGTCCCTGCCggcgaagaagaaggcgttgtaATCGTTCCCTCCGAACTCCCCGACGATAAAGAGACATCTGCTGAAGTAGTCCTTGCATTCTGCATccattttagatgtaattttgtcGAATCTAAGGATCGAGAAGAACTCAAAGTCGCAATTGGTAGCAGAGAGGTTTTACGGATGGCAACCTTCCGGTGAGCTGCAGAGAGAAGGCTTCATATCCTCGAACCAATCGACCTGGTCGCTCAGGGAACCGTTGACCCATACAGTGCTGTCGAGGCCCCTCTCGTGGAAGTAGCCGAAGCTCATGGCCGTGCCTCCGGTGATGGCAAAATTGGCTCCTTGATGGAAGTCGGTGTCGTGAGCTTTAGATGGTGGAAGCAATGGGAGCCCAAAGGCCTCGGCTACATGATTAGAACACAAAACAATTAGCAATTGGTTTCATGGCAACAATTCGAGCTTAAAAAGAATAATActattggggggggggggggtgttgggGTTAGAGTGGAAGCATATACTGATGAAATCTAACACTAGGCGTCCGTCGGAGCAGCGGCCGGTGGGGCGGCGGAAGAAGGTCATGCCATAAGGGGGATGGGTGGTGGAGAGGAGGGGATTGGGCCCGTTGACGAGGTGGTTACCGGTGTCGGCCAGCGAGTCGCCAAAGCTAAAGATAGCGGTGTAAGGTTCGGAGacagagaaggaaagaaggagacaggagaagaggaggaagaggaggactgAGAGCTTCATGGCGAGAGAGGAGGAAAGGCGAGGCAATAGTTGAGAAAGTTGTGCCAGACTGGGGGAGTAACTTTATAGTGATCCACTGGTTTTGCTCCATGTGTATTTTTTTAATCCCACTAGCTTTAGTTTGCCTCTTAATTAATCCCACGTTTCCACCATGCCTTGGTTCAGAAACTCCAGTAGGTGACGACGAGGACGTCGAGCCGTTGTCTTGGTGAGCCTTGAGCATTACGGCTCTCAGAATCACATGCTCTACAGCTAAACTGGCGGAAGTATTAGACTGGATCCCCGCCAATTATgactttttttttatctattttgcGAGAGGAAACGATGGTTGACTGATCAACCTTCaatttcttgaaaaataaaagacagTTTAAACTTTAATCATTAGTGTATATGTGATTAACGAATATAAGAGTAAACATATGAGAGGAAGCGGAATAAAAGGAGAGCTGAAGCTCTCTCTCATGGGAAACGTGCTGGTTGGCCATGAACTTTCGTGGGCAAGTTGGCCTTGGATCTGGAAACGAATGGGTCGGTACACTCGCTTGCATGGGCCCGGCATGAAATATCTTTCAAGCATTGGATTGGAAGTCTAAGCCCGAAATAATTAACCAGTCGTGATCTATGcctgaacccgaacccgaacccgaacccggtcTCAAATCCAAGTAAACCCAACTCGATTCAATCATGAATGATCTTGCCCCGAATTAAACATGAGTTGGCTCGAACCAAATCAAATCAAAAGATCCAAAGAGGTCAGTGAAGGAAAGTAGGTGAgcgagagagggaagaaggagaaggaggcagTGGAGGGGGCAGGGGGAAGGGAGGGTAGAGGTGGAGTACAAAGATGGGAGTGGGAGAAGGAGAGGCCAGGACACGGAGGATAGCCTCAAAGGGGTTGGGAAACTTGGAGGGATCACGGGCCACGAGTAGGTGTGGGGCCCCAGCTTTTGGCAAGACGTAGAGTTTGGGCTTGAAAGCCGGGCCAAGGCTCGCCCAACCATGGCCTAAACTCAAAAGTTTTGGGGCCTAGCTGGAACCCAAGCACAACAGTCTTTGGGTTGGCCTAGGCCTCGTTTTAGTCCTACTTGGCAAAGCCAATAGGCTTCCGAATTACAACAGGAAAACCATTCCCTCTCAGAGAAAACACAATAAGAAGTTTTGATTGAACTTGAAGCAAAGAGAAGGGCAGTGCAGCAATTAAGAGGCAGGCCATTCGGCCCTATTAGTAATAAATCATGCATCCAAGCTTTAGATATTGGGTTTTTGGAGTCCATTGCTGATAGCTTGTCCTCCCTCAAAAATTAGTTTTAATAGTAAAAAAAGATGCTCTTCTTCGGATTCAATAGTTTGAAGAATTTTCTTTGCGACAAAAACAACTTTATTTCATTGTTCCCTAAcaaacaatataaatattttatccgCAATGGCCCCACTTTAAATTTTATAAGATCATTATGCATATGCCCTTTGTTTTGGGCACAATATTTTAGCCGGCGCACACATGATGATAATGGATGCATAACTAATATGATTCATGCATGcttgagaatatttttgtaaattatTCGGAGAATAGGGTATTATGGTCCAATTAAATTTAATATAAATTATCATTtgtaaaataataaacaaatatgATCATTTCCTATGAAGTTGATAATTGATTAAtgtttttgaaacaaaaattctctttcttctctttcattcATATTCCCAAAGAGCTAGGTTTGAAGCTCAAAGATTCTGTTTCTAGTCAAATCAAAATTTTGGTTCTCTAGCTTCTAAATTATATAATGATTTTCTACTAGGATGGATTGTTTAACATACTCTGATGGCGAGGTTTAAGCGGGGTAACTTAGATTACAATTTGCAACTGACTTGTTTGGTAAGCATATCACCAGCAGTTATCAAGTAAAACtcttataacttttttttttttagtagatCTGATGGATCTCACCAGCTGATATCAAGTAAAAATCTAACTTTTTTGTTATGATAGATTGGATGGCTCATACCGTTGTTATATGAGTatatccaaaaataaaaaataaaaaataatgtaaCTATTTCAGAGAGTACCACCACACTGTTGAGCCACGTCACGATAGCAGAGTTGACTTTTAAACATTAATTTTACAGCCCATGAGCTATTCTGCAGCGGCTTTGTTCCAAAAGCTGCGGCGAAGCCACGGAAATGCGATTCCGGTCCAAGTATGGCAAATTAAAGGTCAACGAGGCTAAGACTTATTATGTTCACAAGGTTATCCATTTGgttttattaagctttctagagTTTCTCGGGGATATTTTTGCAGACAAATTTCTCCAATTACAAAGAATTATCTAGTTTTGTAGGATCCATTTTCCATTCATAGCTAAACCAAGGTTTTTGAATGATAGCTAGACTAAGGTTTTCAAATCTCCATATATTAGTTATCCCTATGAATCACTGACATCAAGATAAAGAGATACCTTGGTTTATCTAAGCTATATAGTAAGAGGAAAAAAATTAGAGAGAATCGAGATTTTTTAAGATCTTCATAATTTTTTCATTTGGAAATATTTAGAGAACCACACATTATGATCACTATACAAGATAAAAATATTGATTAGAAGCCATGTCAATCATTACCATCCCATGTTT
It includes:
- the LOC103699735 gene encoding GDSL esterase/lipase At5g45910-like, encoding MKLSVLTLLLLSCFRFSYSFTPRYNSIFSFGNSLADTGNFLITGAQQLPGIGRLPYGMTFFGRPTGRCSDGRLVIDFIAEAVGLPLLPPSLASGQDFRQGANFAVTACTALDLAFWEQRGLAGIFWTNDSLGVQLQWFEQLKPSLCSTVRECKDYFGKSLFVLGEIGGNDYHFPLLANRTLEEVRTYVPHVIKTISNTAEILINQGAVDLVLPGSPPSGCFGLLLTLLPSPNKEDYEPQTGCLKKLNELSRYHNKLLRRAVGKLRSKYPGVRIIYADYYGPVIQFVRTPERFGFSNGALIACCGGGGPYNFNPQARCAEPGATVCENPSKSIYWDGIHLTEAAYRYITTGWLSTWSHAKVH
- the LOC103703055 gene encoding GDSL esterase/lipase At5g45910-like: MKLSVLLFLLFSCLLLSFSVSEPYTAIFSFGDSLADTGNHLVNGPNPLLSTTHPPYGMTFFRRPTGRCSDGRLVLDFITEAFGLPLLPPSKAHDTDFHQGANFAITGGTAMSFGYFHERGLDSTVWVNGSLSDQVDWFEDMKPSLCSSPEECKDYFSRCLFIVGEFGGNDYNAFFFAGRDIEEVRANVHIIVGGIVSGVERLINNGAVDLVVPGVFPIGCFPLYLKLYGTGHKEDYGHRSGCLKKFNSLAWYHNEKLIMELEKLRKNYPQTRIVYADYYGAAIRFNLAPKNFGFTHGAMKACCGDRSKYNVNMEARCGTSNATVCHDPETYASWDGVHYTEAAHRFIAKGLLEGPYAHPPLMSLRSPKSSARILTKK